A segment of the Trueperaceae bacterium genome:
GCAAGGCGATGCGGATGTTCGACTTGGCCGATAAGTTCGCTCTGCCCGTGATCACCCTCATCGACACGCCCGGGGCGTATCCCGGCATAGCCGCTGAGGAGCAGGGCCAGGCGTGGGTAATCGCCGAGGCGATCCAGCGGATGAGTCGCCTGCGGGTGCCGGCCATCAGCGTCGTCATAGGCGAGGGGGGTTCGGGCGGAGCCCTCGCCATAGGCGTTGCCAACAGGGTCCTGATATTGGAGAACGCAATCTACTCGGTGATAAGTCCTGAGTCGTGCGCGGCGATCCTCTGGCGTGACGCCGCGGAGGCACCACGGGCAGCCGAGGCGCTCAAGCTCACCGCCCGCGACCTCTTGAAGCAGGGCGTCGTGGATAGGGTGATCGAGGAGCCGGTAGGCGGCGCTCACAAGGATCCGGCGGGCGCCATGAAGCGCGTGGCCGCGGTGCTCCGCGAAGAGCTGGACGGCTTGCAGGAGATGCTCCCCGATCAGCTGGTCTGCGACCGCAGTGAGCGGTTCAGGAAGCTGGGGAGCTTCAAGGAACTGTCGTCCTGAGGGCGCAGCTGGTCAGCCTGCCGCCACTCGGAGCTCGGCGAGGTTGCGGGCGATGCTCCCCTGCTCGTTGAAGATCGCGCTGCCCGCGACCAGAATCTGAGCCCCGGCTTCCACGGCGCCGGCGGCGGTCGATCCGTTCATGCCGCCGTCCACTTCGATCGTGCAGGCCGGGTTGAGTTCATCGCGCCACTCCGCGAGCTTCGCCAGGCGGCCCAGGGCTCCCCGGATGAAACTCTGACCACCGAAGCCCGGGTTGACGCTCATGACGAGCGCCAGGTCGAGGTCGGGCAGCGCCTCGCCAAGCACCTCCAGCGGCGTGAGGGGGTTGACCGCGAGGCCGGCGCCAGCACCCGCATCGTGGATCATCTGCAGAGCCCGGTGGACGTGGGGCGTAGCTTCGGCATGAACGGTGATGTTGGTCGCTCCGGCAGCAGCGAACGCGTCGATGTAGCGCTCGGGCTCGACGATCATCAGGTGCACGTCGAGTGGCAGCTCGGTCGAGCGGCGGCAGGCCTCGACGATGAGCGGTCCGATGGTGATGTTGGGGACGAAC
Coding sequences within it:
- the rpe gene encoding ribulose-phosphate 3-epimerase, which produces MPVKIAPSILSCDFSRLGEQIREAEAAGADLIHVDVMDGRFVPNITIGPLIVEACRRSTELPLDVHLMIVEPERYIDAFAAAGATNITVHAEATPHVHRALQMIHDAGAGAGLAVNPLTPLEVLGEALPDLDLALVMSVNPGFGGQSFIRGALGRLAKLAEWRDELNPACTIEVDGGMNGSTAAGAVEAGAQILVAGSAIFNEQGSIARNLAELRVAAG
- a CDS encoding acetyl-CoA carboxylase carboxyltransferase subunit alpha; translation: MALPFEKPIEDLEAKISDMRSYAQEQQIDLSDEIRLLEERLTRLRAETFDNLSRWQRVQVARAPGRPTGLDYLVSVFSDFQELHGDRTLGDDPALVAGLARLDGQSVVVLAQQKGRDTKENIHRNFGMAHPSGYRKAMRMFDLADKFALPVITLIDTPGAYPGIAAEEQGQAWVIAEAIQRMSRLRVPAISVVIGEGGSGGALAIGVANRVLILENAIYSVISPESCAAILWRDAAEAPRAAEALKLTARDLLKQGVVDRVIEEPVGGAHKDPAGAMKRVAAVLREELDGLQEMLPDQLVCDRSERFRKLGSFKELSS